The Paenibacillus sp. FSL R7-0345 DNA segment TGGCATACTCCCAGGTGCGTCCCTTATCCTTGCTGTAAGCCAGACCAATCTGCTGGTTGCCGTTGGCGGCATCCGGATTGTAGGAGGTGTAGTAGGCGAGCAGCCCCTGGCCGCCCGAATCCCCGAACAAACCCGAGGAGTTATCCAGATCGGCTACGGCAGACCCGGACCAGACATGCCCATAATCATTCCACGGGAGGGCAATCGGGAGGCGCTTCCAATTTAGCATATCTGTACTGACTGCATGCGCCCAGGTTCCCCCGTCCTGATGGAACAGATGATATTCTCCCGCAAAATAGACCAGCCCGTTCGGATCACTGACGGAACCGCGCATCGGGGTGTAATGGTACTGCGGCCGGTATTTTTCATTATTATAGCTGGCGAAATCTGTTACATAAGTATGCTGAAAATAGGCAGTTCCGCTGTTTACGACCAGCCCCGAGTTCCCGGATACATATGAGCTGTCAGTGACATCAATAGCCGCCGGAGTATAACCGTCCACAAAAATCTGAATCCGGCTCCCCTTCGCCTGTACCTCCACCGCATGTTTGGCCCCGGCTACACCAGGGTAAGTGCGGCTTGAGGTAGCAACCACCGTCCCGTCCGCTTTGGTTAAACGGACACGGAGCTGATTGCCTGTCTTAACCAGAGCGGCTTCGTATCCGCCCGAGCCGTCCGAAGCGGACCGGAAAACAAGGCCGGCAGTGCCATCCAAAGGAAGGGAAATCTGTCCTTCATACACGAAATCGGCGGCAGGCCTGTCATAGAGCAGCAGCGCTTTGCCCTGATTGCCGGAGGAGCCCTTTTTACCGTTCAGATCCGGCTGCCAATGGCCCTTGCTGGCCAGCACCGACCCGAGATTCCCCTGCAGATCACTCACCAGAATGTTCTGGAACAATACAGCCCCATCCCAGACGTGGAGTCCAAGCTGACCGGAGGAATACGTATCGTCCTCAATATCGATTACCGGCATATACTGGTTCCCCCAATACACTTTCAAAGAGGAGCCCTGGGCCTTCACCTTCAGATGATAAATTTCGCCTTGAGCCAGAGGAACCTGGCGTTCCTCCTGCAGGCTGCCGGCTCCATGTGCCGCATCCCTTAGACGGATCACACCGGCTTGCGGCACAATCTGCAGCATATAGGCCTGTTTCCCGTCACCGCTTGAGCGGAACAGCAGCGAGGCATCGGGCTGCCCCTCTTTGATCATCACATCCGCTTCATAAATAAAATCATCTGCGGAAGCCCGCGATAAAGCCGCCACATTTTCCCGCTGGTCCGAGGTCAGCAAAAGTCCTTCCGCTGTGTTCTCCTGTTTGCCTTTTCCGGCTGTGTACCATCCCGTCAAATTAGTATTCAGTTTGGTAGCGGTTTCAAAAATACTCGTCTCCCCCTCGCTTCCTTGGCCTGTGGCCCGCTCTGCCGCTTCAGCCCTGTCTGCCTCAGAATGGAATGGTGTTACCTCTGCCGAAGTGAATATGAGTCCCGCACTCAGCAGAATTTTCAGCCCTAATTTCGCTTTACGGTTCATCCTTCTACCTCTTTTCCTCTAAATGATAGTCCATAATGAAACACAAGGCCGGCTTGCTGCTTCTGCATCACTCCGGCCTTGTCTGTTGTTATTTCAATAATAGATTGAACTACTTCAGGTTTTTGTCCATTGCTGCAAGACCCAGGGCCAGCGCACCGCATAATCCGGCCTGCTGTCCGAGACCCGGAGCCACAATATACTCATCCATTTGCGTGAGAATAGCATCCGCACTGACATATCCGTTAAGATTCCGGCTCACGGCCTCCCGGACCAGCGGGAACAGCTGGGACTGCTGCATAACGCCGCCGCCGAGTATGATTTTCTCCGGGGAGAGCAGCAGGACAGCCTGGGTTACGGACTCGGCAATGTAGAAGGCTTCAATCTCCCATGCCTTGTGCCCGGCAGGAAGCTCATGCCCCTTTGCCCCCCATCTGGCTTCAATAGCTGGCCCTGCGGCCATTCCCTCGAGGCAGTCCCCGTGATAGGGGCATCTTCCGGAATAATGATCCTCCGGATGCCGTCTCGTCGGAACATGCCCGCCCTCAGGATGCACAAGACCATGAACCAGCTGCCCCCCGGCATAGACACCGACACCGATCCCCGTCCCCACGGTAATGTACAGGCAGCTGGACAGCCCCTGGGCCGCCCCCCATTTCACCTCGCCATAGGCTGCAGCATTAACATCGGTATCCCAGCCCAGCGGAACCGGAAAAGCATGCTTCAAGGTCCCGAGCAGATCATAATTGGCCCAGCCCGGCTTGGGCGTGGTCGTGATGTAACCATAGGTCGGGCTATTCAGGCGGATATCAATCGGTCCAAACGATCCGATCCCGATGGCTTCTGCCCCTTTGTCCCGGAAATAATCAATTACTTGAGGTATCGTCTGATCCGGATGGCCGGTCGGGAAGCTGATCTGATCCTCAATCCGTCCGTGCTCATCCCCGATGCCGCAGATAAATTTGGTTCCGCCTGCTTCTATAGCTCCTATACGCATGTAGACTTCACCTCCCGCTTACTTCCTGCCGCCGGCTGCGGCAGATGAGGCCAGCTCATAAAGCTCCAGCGACAGGAATACCTGCTCTTCCTGTTCTGCAAAGGCAGCCAGACCGGCGGAGGCAGGCCCCGGGAAAATAAGTTCCGTAATAACCGCTTGACCGCCGCCCGCGAATACCTCCACCGAGGAACGGTCTACATAAATAGTCAAATCATAGACTTCAGCCGGTGCCGCAAGCTTCGCAGCATGAACCCCCGCGAACAGACTGTGGAAATCAGTCTTCCCGGAAGCACTGCGGTCCACGTACACTTCTTCCGTCTGCGCATTAATCCCGGCAACGGTATGCTCCCCCGCACCTGCTTTTAAACGGAAGCCGGCAGACGTACCGCGCGGAAGCTTCGCCTCTATGAGGTAGGCGTCCAGTTCAAGCCCGGCGCAGGCCGCATTAATTTCTTGCACCGAAGCATTCTTAAGGGACAGGACCGGGGTACGTGCTGCTTCCAGCTCTTTGGCAGGCTTCTGGATGAGCGCTGCTTCCCCGTTTCTTGTTTCCAGTGAAAGCTCACGGGGAATCGTCATTGCGCCGCGGAAGCCTTCCGTCGGTGTCTGCGGAGCATACATCCAGTTGCTCATCCAGCCGATAAACAGGCGTCTTCCGTCTTCTTCAGGAAGATCGGACCAGCTCACCCCGGCATAATTATCCCTGCCGTAATCCACCCAGCGGATGCGCTGCGAGGCTTCGTCAGGCATGAATACGGCCCCGTCGAAGCTGCCTGTGAAATACTGCGTTCTGGAGCCTTCCTCAAAGGCCGGATCAGCACCAATGCTCACAAGCATCACCCATTTAACGTTATCCTTGTCTCCATCAACCGGCAGCGGGAAGAGATCCGGGCACTCCCATACTCCATCATGCGAGCCGATCCCGGCACCGAATTCGCTGGCGAAGGTCCAGTGAATCAGATCAGGCGAGTGGTACAAGCACACCGTCTGGCCGCAGGCCACGATCATCACCCAGCGGCTGGCATCATGATCCCAGAAGACCTTGGGATCACGGAAATCGATGAAGCTGTCGTGGGTCAGCACCGGATTTCCGGCATATTTGATCCAGGTTCTGCCGTTATCCTTGCTGTACGCAATGCTTTGATACTGAACGGCGGGCTGTCCCTCCGGCATGTTCAGGTGATGGGTAAAGATCGCTACGAGCCCCGGCTTATCCCCGAAAAAGCCCGTCGTATTTTTCCAGTCCACAACGGCGCTTCCCGAAAAAATCATGCCCAGTTCATCCGGCACCAGCGCAACCGGCAGCTCTTCCCAGTTGATCAGGTCCCTGCTGACGGCATGGCCCCAGTGCATCTCCCCCATACTCATACCGTCCGGGTGATGCTGGAAGAACAAGTGGTACTCCCCTTCGAAATATACAAGCCCGTTCGGATCGTTCATCCAATTCTTCTGGGGTGAAAAGTGATAGGCACCCCGGTAGTTTTGCTCTGTGATTGCTGACATATATGATTTCTCCTTTTCTCCCGGATAGATTGAACCGGGAATTTAGAGAAAAGGTCTGGCTCAGCTCCCTTTTCTCAAGATTCCAGTTCAATCATTATTTTTATTTTGTATATACTACTTCCCCGTTGCTCTGTCGTAACCGCCCTGCTTGATCTTTAGCCATTCCTGCAGGCCAAGGCGGTCCAGCTCCTTGAGATAGTCGTTCCACTCGGCATCAATTTTGCCGTTCTGATACCATTCGGTGCGCATTCTGAGCACATAGGCGAACAGGTCGGTTTCAATGGTCGTCAGACGGTCCAGCTCGTCAATGGAATGGAATACGCTTGGCATGACGTTCTCCGCTTTCATTTTCGGAGCCATGATGTTTTTGACGATATCCATTCTGCCCTTGGCATCATCCGGCATCGTAGTGTACTTGCCATAGTAGGAATCCAGAATCGCCAGCGGTCCGCCGATGCTTGTTTTCTCACGGAGCTCAACCGGAGCGGTGCCTTCCAGCGGCAGATGCTTCAGCATCCCTGCAGCTTCATCGAATTCAAAAATGTTCTGCTGGGTATCATCCCCGTAGGTTCCCCAGTTGTTCTGTACAGACTGGACCGGATCATACAGCTGATCGACCCATTTCGCCGTGGTTTCCAGGTTTTTGTTGGCACTGGTTACGACCATTTTTCCGCGGCCCAGTCCCAGGGCGTTCGTCCGGGTTACATTCACTTCACCGTCCGGTCCGGCCAGCGGCGGCATCACCTCATAGGCATCGTTCGCACCGGAAATATTCGCCTTATCCCAGGAGAAATAAAGGCCGTACTTCTGATCCTTCCCCTTGGCCAGATAAGTGCTCCAGTCCTGGGTGTAGGCTTCGATATCGATCAGCTTTTCTTTGTACAGCTCATTAATAAATTTTACAGCAGCTTTATAGCCTTCTTCGGCAGCGGTAAAGACTACTTTACCGTCATTGCTTACCACCGCATGGTCGGGGTTCTCGCCGAGCCCGAATGATCCGAACAGGAACACCAGATCCTCCGCACCAGGCTTATTAATGAAGGAAAGCGGAATTTCATCGGCCTGGCCGTTGCCGTTCGGGTCCTGGGTCTTGAAAGCAATCAGCACCT contains these protein-coding regions:
- a CDS encoding ROK family protein, giving the protein MRIGAIEAGGTKFICGIGDEHGRIEDQISFPTGHPDQTIPQVIDYFRDKGAEAIGIGSFGPIDIRLNSPTYGYITTTPKPGWANYDLLGTLKHAFPVPLGWDTDVNAAAYGEVKWGAAQGLSSCLYITVGTGIGVGVYAGGQLVHGLVHPEGGHVPTRRHPEDHYSGRCPYHGDCLEGMAAGPAIEARWGAKGHELPAGHKAWEIEAFYIAESVTQAVLLLSPEKIILGGGVMQQSQLFPLVREAVSRNLNGYVSADAILTQMDEYIVAPGLGQQAGLCGALALGLAAMDKNLK
- a CDS encoding glycoside hydrolase family 32 protein codes for the protein MSAITEQNYRGAYHFSPQKNWMNDPNGLVYFEGEYHLFFQHHPDGMSMGEMHWGHAVSRDLINWEELPVALVPDELGMIFSGSAVVDWKNTTGFFGDKPGLVAIFTHHLNMPEGQPAVQYQSIAYSKDNGRTWIKYAGNPVLTHDSFIDFRDPKVFWDHDASRWVMIVACGQTVCLYHSPDLIHWTFASEFGAGIGSHDGVWECPDLFPLPVDGDKDNVKWVMLVSIGADPAFEEGSRTQYFTGSFDGAVFMPDEASQRIRWVDYGRDNYAGVSWSDLPEEDGRRLFIGWMSNWMYAPQTPTEGFRGAMTIPRELSLETRNGEAALIQKPAKELEAARTPVLSLKNASVQEINAACAGLELDAYLIEAKLPRGTSAGFRLKAGAGEHTVAGINAQTEEVYVDRSASGKTDFHSLFAGVHAAKLAAPAEVYDLTIYVDRSSVEVFAGGGQAVITELIFPGPASAGLAAFAEQEEQVFLSLELYELASSAAAGGRK
- a CDS encoding ABC transporter substrate-binding protein; its protein translation is MKSSTRTKGLSKAASASVLASFMFLAACGSGGGSAASEQQDPDGKVTLNFITQSSALAPADPNDKLINKRLEEKTNVHINWKNFTNDVFVEKRNLAVASGDLPDAIFNADYSDYELLKLAKDGTIIPLNDLIEQNMPNFKKVLEEAPEYKSMITAPDGNIYAFPWIEELGNGKERIQAVDSMPWINVEWLKNLGLDMPTTTEELKQVLIAFKTQDPNGNGQADEIPLSFINKPGAEDLVFLFGSFGLGENPDHAVVSNDGKVVFTAAEEGYKAAVKFINELYKEKLIDIEAYTQDWSTYLAKGKDQKYGLYFSWDKANISGANDAYEVMPPLAGPDGEVNVTRTNALGLGRGKMVVTSANKNLETTAKWVDQLYDPVQSVQNNWGTYGDDTQQNIFEFDEAAGMLKHLPLEGTAPVELREKTSIGGPLAILDSYYGKYTTMPDDAKGRMDIVKNIMAPKMKAENVMPSVFHSIDELDRLTTIETDLFAYVLRMRTEWYQNGKIDAEWNDYLKELDRLGLQEWLKIKQGGYDRATGK